One window from the genome of Hyphomonas neptunium ATCC 15444 encodes:
- the rpsT gene encoding 30S ribosomal protein S20, translating to MANTRSAKKMVRKIAARTDVNKARRSRVRTYVRKVEEAIASGDKPAAQEALKAAQPEIMRSVTKGVTHKNTASRKVSRLSARVKAMA from the coding sequence ATGGCGAATACCCGCTCAGCCAAGAAAATGGTGCGCAAGATCGCTGCGCGCACCGATGTGAACAAAGCCCGCCGCTCGCGCGTGCGCACCTATGTTCGCAAGGTAGAGGAAGCGATCGCATCTGGTGACAAGCCTGCTGCTCAGGAAGCCCTGAAAGCGGCGCAGCCTGAAATCATGCGGTCGGTGACCAAAGGCGTTACCCACAAGAACACGGCTTCCCGCAAGGTTTCGCGCCTTTCGGCCCGCGTCAAGGCAATGGCCTGA
- a CDS encoding enoyl-CoA hydratase-related protein, which produces MAYNTLITEVNAEDGYALIQMNRAESLNALSEEMMTELTQAIDRFEADDAILCIILTGTKRAFSGGADVREIQSKTFPQSYYEDFITRNWERAARARKPIIAAVGGYAIGGGCELAMMCDIILAADNARFGQPEIRLGVMPGAGATQRLTRAVGKSKAMELCLTGRMMEAEEAERCGLVARIVPADDLLSEAKSLAATIAAMPRAAAMMTKEAIKAAFETPLSQGIQFERRLFQSLFATDDQKEGMKAYVEKRSAHFRDR; this is translated from the coding sequence ATGGCCTACAATACCCTCATCACCGAAGTGAACGCAGAAGATGGTTACGCGCTCATCCAGATGAACCGCGCAGAGAGCCTCAACGCCCTCAGCGAGGAAATGATGACGGAGCTGACCCAGGCAATCGACCGGTTTGAAGCGGACGACGCCATCCTCTGCATCATCCTGACGGGGACCAAGCGCGCCTTCTCCGGCGGCGCCGATGTCCGCGAGATCCAGTCAAAGACCTTCCCGCAATCCTATTATGAGGATTTCATCACCCGGAACTGGGAGCGCGCGGCGCGTGCCCGCAAGCCCATCATCGCGGCCGTGGGCGGCTATGCCATCGGCGGCGGGTGTGAACTGGCCATGATGTGCGACATCATCCTGGCCGCCGACAATGCCCGCTTCGGTCAGCCGGAAATCCGCCTCGGCGTGATGCCGGGCGCCGGCGCCACCCAGCGCCTGACCCGCGCTGTGGGCAAGTCAAAGGCGATGGAGCTGTGCCTCACCGGGCGCATGATGGAGGCCGAGGAGGCTGAACGCTGCGGCCTGGTGGCCCGGATCGTCCCGGCCGATGATCTGCTCAGCGAAGCCAAATCCCTGGCCGCCACCATTGCCGCCATGCCCCGCGCTGCTGCGATGATGACAAAAGAGGCGATCAAGGCCGCCTTCGAAACCCCGCTTTCACAGGGGATTCAGTTCGAACGCCGCCTGTTCCAGTCGCTTTTCGCCACCGACGATCAGAAAGAAGGCATGAAAGCCTATGTGGAGAAGCGCTCGGCCCATTTCCGGGATCGCTGA